A window from Drosophila miranda strain MSH22 chromosome Y unlocalized genomic scaffold, D.miranda_PacBio2.1 Contig_Y2_pilon, whole genome shotgun sequence encodes these proteins:
- the LOC117193655 gene encoding glutathione S-transferase theta-3-like, producing the protein MSKSIKYYYDFLSQPSRALWIGMKLGKTPFEGCPVALRKREQLTEYKKINRFQKVPAIVDGKFQLGESVAIVRYLSDKGQFSEQLYPKSLEGRARVDEFLEWQHLSIRLDCGLFFRNAWLFPVNGIAPMPKTEQIQKMTKEVEASLSLLERLWLEDFLIGDQMTVADHFGASEINQIKLCQYNVSEKPFPKVVKWLERVRESSNPYFDEAHNFVFQKSKQAVSAKV; encoded by the exons ATGTCCAAGTCAATTAAGTATTATTATGATTTCTTGTCGCAGCCATCCCGGGCTTTATGGATTGGAATGAAATTGGGCAAGACCCCATTTGAGGGCTGTCCGGTGGCCCTTCGAAAAC GCGAGCAATTGACGGAGTACAAGAAGATCAATCGTTTCCAGAAGGTTCCAGCTATTGTAGATGGCAAATTTCAGTTGGGCGAAAGTGTGGCGATTGTGCG CTATCTTTCAGACAAAGGTCAATTCAGCGAGCAGCTCTATCCCAAGTCTTTGGAGGGACGTGCCCGCGTCGATGAGTTTCTGGAGTGGCAGCATTTGAGCATTCGACTGGACTGCGGACTCTTCTTTCGGAATGCGTGGCTATTTCCCGTCAACGGTATTGCCCCAATGCCAAAGACCGAGCAGATTCAAAAGATGACTAAGGAAGTGGAGGCCAGTTTGAGTCTCTTGGAGCGTCTGTGGCTGGAGGACTTTCTAATTGGGGATCAGATGACTGTGGCCGATCATTTCGGTGCTTCcgaaataaatcaaatta AGCTCTGTCAGTACAATGTAAGCGAGAAACCATTTCCAAAGGTAGTGAAGTGGCTGGAACGTGTCCGAGAATCCTCCAATCCCTACTTCGATGAGGCCCACAATTTTGTGTTCCAAAAGAGCAAGCAGGCAGTCAGTGCCAAGGTGTAA
- the LOC117193654 gene encoding alpha-tocopherol transfer protein-like: MSDQNSIRSLSPELASKARKELGEVPDRIEEDIDTLRTWISKQPHLKARQDAQFLIAFLRGCKYSLEKTKLKLDNFYAMRGVVPELYKNRFVGEKQMGILETGCLLRLTQPLGADGPRIHISRYGLYDSKKYSIAEVVQVSTMMGEIQIREDDNAMITGFAEIIDMKGVGAGHIFQFDAVLVKKLAVLGDKALPYRPKGFHFVNAPASAETFMSIAKSLMSEKIRKRFHIHTKLESLYKYVPKECLPAEYGGSNGTIQDVVTTWREKLLSYQNFFEEEVSYGTNEKLRRGDAVNVESLFGIEGSFRKLDID, from the exons ATGTCCGACCAAAATTCCATACGCAGCCTGAGCCCAGAGCTGGCCAGCAAAGCCCGGAAGGAGCTGGGAGAGGTGCCCGATCGGATCGAAGAGGACATTGACACCCTGCGCACTTGGATCTCAAAGCAGCCACATCTGAAGGCCCGCCAGGATGCCCAGTTCCTGATCGCTTTCCTGCGCGGCTGTAAGTACAGCCTGGAGAAGACCAAGCTCAAGCTggacaacttctatgccatgCGAGGCGTCGTTCCTGAGCTATACAAGAATCGCTTCGTGGGAGAGAAGCAAATGGGCATACTCGAAACAGG CTGCCTCCTCCGCTTGACCCAGCCCCTGGGCGCAGATGGGCCCCGCATTCACATCTCCCGCTATGGCCTATACGACTCCAAGAAGTACTCCATCGCAGAGGTTGTCCAAGTCAGCACCATGATGGGAGAGATTCAGATACGGGAGGACGACAATGCCATGATTACCGGCTTCgctgagatcatcgacatgaAGGGCGTTGGGGCCGGTCATATATTCCAGTTCGATGCGGTGCTGGTCAAGAAGCTGGCCGTTCTCGGTGACAAGGCACTCCCCTACAGGCCCAAGGGCTTCCACTTTGTCAATGCACCAGCCAGTGCCGAGACGTTTATGTCCATTGCAAAGAGTTTGATGAGTGAGAAGATTCGAAAGCGA TTCCACATACACACCAAGCTGGAGAGCCTCTACAAATATGTCCCCAAGGAATGCCTGCCCGCCGAGTACGGTGGCAGCAATGGAACCATACAAGATGTGGTCACCACGTGGAGGGAAAAACTCTTGTCCTATCAGAACTTCTTCGAGGAGGAGGTGTCGTACGGCACAAATGAGAAGCTGAGGCGAGGGGACGCCGTCAACGTCGAATCCCTCTTTGGCATTGAGGGATCTTTTAGAAAGCTAGACATCGACTAG